The following proteins are co-located in the Primulina tabacum isolate GXHZ01 chromosome 11, ASM2559414v2, whole genome shotgun sequence genome:
- the LOC142518817 gene encoding uncharacterized protein LOC142518817 produces the protein MEGGGEIPVDEIPLARGRGRGRGCSRPRVRVVDDTFVEQAADHLEQLRMDELVERFHSMHPPRFSGSEGAEKAELWISEIEELLDLIEYPPNCRLRLAVLQLKDRAKMWWSTTLMTLDAQRIVPSWDIFKLKVNESYCPPSFYSSKASEFHNLKQGDMSVAEYADSFYAMLRYAPHVAASQVAVVESFIEGLNDHLHPFVSTGKPLNYLEAVEIAKRAEASLKRSDNRVPTQHHQSGRQQFSSSGSASLRPRGKQFKKPGSSSSSSGSSGNRGGYRYSGPYCDHCGGKHSSNQCVGVQGVCNVCGRPGHFARVCPSKTGKSAQAGNGAQSNRIPAAS, from the coding sequence ATGGAGGGAGGTGGAGAAATTCCTGTTGATGAGATTCCTTTagctcgaggtcgaggtcgaggtcgtggatgTAGTAGACCTCGTGTCCGTGTTGTTGATGATACTTTTGTTGAGCAAGCTGCTGATCATCTAGAGCAGCTTAGGATGGATGAGTTAGTTGAGCGTTTCCATTCTATGCATCCTCCTCGATTCAGTGGTTCAGAGGGAGCTGAGAAAGCAGAGTTATGGATTTCTGAGATTGAGGAATTGctcgatttgattgagtatcCTCCAAATTGTCGATTGAGATTAGCTGTGCTTCAGTTGAAAGATCGTGCTAAAATGTGGTGGTCTACTACATTGATGACTTTAGATGCTCAGAGGATTGTTCCATCGTGGGATATATTCAAACTGAAGGTTAATGAGAGTTATTGTCCTCCATCATTCTACAGTTCTAAGGCTTCTGAGTTTCATAACCTGAAACAAGGCGATATGTCAGTTGCGGAGTATGCAGATTCTTTTTATGCTATGCTGAGAtatgctcctcatgttgctgcAAGTCAGGTTGCTGTCGTCGAAAGTTTCATTGAAGGATTGAACGATCATCTGCACCCTTTTGTTTCTACCGGTAAGCCACTGAATTATCTTGAAGCGGTGGAAATAGCAAAAAGGGCTGAAGCTAGTCTTAAGAGGAGTGACAATCGAGTTCCTACCCAACATCATCAGTCGGGGAGGCAACAATTCAGTTCATCTGGTTCGGCATCTCTTCGTCCACGTGGGAAGCAATTTAAGAAGCCTGGTTCTAGTTCTTCGAGTTCAGGGAGTTCAGGGAACCGTGGTGGATATCGTTACAGTGGACCTTATTGTGATCACTGTGGAGGCAAGCATTCCAGTAATCAGTGTGTTGGAGTTCAAGGGGTTTGCAATGTTTGTGGTCGGCCTGGccattttgctagagtctgtcctaGTAAGACGGGGAAATCAGCCCAGGCAGGTAATGGAGCTCAAAGTAATAGAATTCCAGCAGCGTCCTAG